Proteins encoded by one window of Paenibacillus sp. DCT19:
- a CDS encoding Ig-like domain-containing protein, with amino-acid sequence MNKGFTKLISIVLTVCLLLGISGLSPLVGSVAHAASTPTMSETNYGPYQVKLTADPVTDTAPSGFGTADSDGRIWTDKSVTAENDGSFNVKLSALAQEYKTINTTNPGVGGTSTANGPAADVTFVLDMSSSMGTLNGREIAETAGGPGVYYRVEAMAKAANDAIRTVMDANPKNRVAVYWFGGAANSTHLGTFMELGHYEFSSGHAAEDFLKYDSSNQNITLNRNLNKDGSTVGSPSPVSLGGGTPTQDGIMYGLSKTMSNVGTKGTGPKRQPYIFLLSDGAAIHAKKAWFSSPSAISFETNYNNALTDATTIANYTQSANDNAKFVPGRASDGLSLASTGDPEIAALTILTGAYMKDLIDRRYTTYNEGESTQAKVYTVGLGSSTAINGPSGTKPVYAWAGLDPKSVKDNKDSDFRNGSAKSAYNSLQTYAAQGPSGFNYADAFVYSNYYTFAPTYDIVSSAFAGLANDVEATTTILPLLNIPETTDLGSETADIASAIVVSDEISNDFTVDLSTLKIGDAVATVDTSTAISGGTAYKFAGYGSRAVIKTVSGVSSLTWYIDASDMQPHIYRFKNRTNPQSGEYSPPAEGTFKLSYNVKPTFQVPPNNVGEITRYLNSGNDTDGAKTAAYFFPPTDSPYYDALKSKQTVSKTNGIGASYVSEEWLSDTKATMRLGNNGKLDLLMGIDKSGPATVQTNGSIDYKVTIYNYTDTDKTGLSVTSDGQTQTGIDVLSNDSKELTFTITAPGTPQTVTSGTAVLSGIGLVSNTVTTDVTNVTTAVINTHVIGDNGGTTTGDNTYNIGDLATITAIPMLGYAFVGWYDNPAGSGNPVSTDAEYDVTVQTDEDYYAKFVMMPYAENDSYSVVRGETLTVPAIEGILLNDSDGEGLPLTAENVSTLSDPSKGTLTTVDPDGSFIFVADDEASGTVTFTYRADNGIVKSDVATVTITITLPVATHEPIAENDTYRVKRGETLTVPAETGILSNDSDDENHPLTAERISTLSDPSKGTLTTVDPDGSFTFVADGEASGTVTFTYQAFDGTAYSSVATVTITITVPVATHVIGNVGGTTAGDGDYALDEVATLTASSNDGYTFVGWYDNEAGTGTPISTNTTYTFTVTSAGEYYAKFRVLPFAQNDSYRVVRGETLDVPAETGILANDTAPGNGTLTAVSISSLSDSSKGTLSVNNDGSFSFVADDGASGSVTFTYRASDETGQSNVATVTITITMPITTHVLGNVGGTTAGDNTYGLGESATLTATPATGYAFVGWYDNESGTGTSVSTNATYTFNVTSAGDYYAKFSSLPIAENDGYQVVRGGKLTVPSANGILANDTVVGNNTLTAVNMSPISDPSKGTLTVNTDGSFTFEAKEDASGSVTFTYQASDGVGESNVATVTITFTNPSINGTVIDKKTGDPISDATVILRDLAGKEKGRVTTGSDGKYNFDNVVINKYILEVVSHEYSPAHREVSVSTVNGNANGVVTEDFELVEYKITLTANPSSILGNGTATSVFKAVVTDIEGRPQAGVQVVFDVPDTMYGHFTGNSNTVSVSTDAQGIATTTFTAGTLGGTDPISIPLRATVDDSQRGLYVSDTIYITFTPGVITGVVTDSLGHPIAGASITVSKDFDGDGIVDFHAVAVTEADGAYTIAIPKGSETYDVSITKPIEIGGKKTSVTFHQSVPVNANIDGQSYEANKTVSGVILIGSSQNGTSALNGTVGGGYTISLTDGNGAHTGSIDSNGVFNIDSVLDGSYTADVIYNIPLPEGGTKPVIIGHTKVEISSNGQISISEVLIDPYGTITDSVTGNPIPGAVVKLHYSNGTEVILPPVNGFPPADNANPQTSDATGQYAYMVFPHTDYYLTATKAGYKDFDSRFVDPSRPLIHVGTEIVLYDFSMTPLSSSSGGGSPIGTPVTPPTVTNPVTPPISTTQPTDPASGTAESIDLATAVLVDKMKVREGDTITFTIIYANKTLTEAGNVYVKANIPAGMSLVDANGGVVTDQELKWALGKLAGGTQGKLTFKLKVNEMNEGENYAAVTAAIGTDDKLKLMNVQDDTSLIKVMMYSNRYEHQHDRYIMGYPDGNVKPEKLITRAEIAAIFARTLKLQDEVRHVKLFDDVTTDYWGAEYIEAVANREIFKGYADHTFKPDQPITRAELATAIARYLGVAKELRIDPILRISSFTDIEKNWAEQSIEEVFRFGIVSGYKDGSFQPGGQLTREEAVKMINGMLYRGPLTGVEPSYPDNRQDKWSFGQVEEATRTHTYQINEDGSEMMIKYIPEDLW; translated from the coding sequence ATGAACAAAGGCTTCACCAAATTGATTTCAATTGTGCTTACGGTGTGTCTGCTATTGGGGATTAGCGGTCTATCTCCTTTGGTTGGCTCAGTAGCTCATGCGGCTAGTACTCCGACGATGTCGGAGACGAACTATGGCCCGTACCAGGTCAAATTGACTGCTGACCCAGTGACAGATACAGCACCTAGCGGCTTTGGTACGGCCGATTCGGATGGACGAATCTGGACAGACAAGAGTGTAACGGCGGAGAACGACGGCAGTTTCAATGTGAAGTTATCTGCATTGGCACAAGAATATAAGACGATTAATACGACCAATCCAGGAGTCGGTGGAACTAGTACTGCTAACGGACCGGCAGCGGACGTCACTTTTGTTTTGGACATGAGTTCCTCTATGGGAACTTTGAACGGCAGAGAAATAGCGGAAACAGCGGGTGGACCAGGGGTTTACTATCGTGTGGAAGCTATGGCCAAGGCTGCGAATGATGCAATTCGCACAGTGATGGACGCAAACCCCAAAAACCGTGTTGCGGTGTACTGGTTTGGTGGAGCTGCTAATTCGACCCATCTGGGAACGTTTATGGAACTAGGTCATTACGAATTTAGTTCAGGTCATGCAGCAGAAGATTTTTTGAAGTATGACAGTTCAAACCAGAACATCACGTTGAACAGGAATCTAAACAAGGATGGCAGTACTGTTGGATCACCATCGCCAGTTTCACTAGGGGGAGGAACACCAACGCAGGATGGTATCATGTATGGTCTTTCCAAAACGATGAGCAATGTGGGAACCAAGGGAACAGGACCTAAGCGTCAGCCTTATATATTCCTGCTATCGGATGGGGCTGCAATTCATGCGAAGAAAGCATGGTTTTCTTCACCAAGTGCTATATCGTTCGAGACCAACTATAACAATGCATTAACCGATGCCACAACGATTGCAAACTATACTCAGAGTGCAAATGATAACGCAAAGTTTGTGCCAGGTAGAGCCTCTGACGGTTTGAGTTTGGCAAGTACAGGAGACCCTGAGATCGCTGCATTAACCATTCTCACGGGAGCCTATATGAAGGATCTGATCGATCGTAGATACACGACCTACAATGAAGGAGAGTCGACTCAGGCAAAAGTATATACGGTGGGATTAGGATCCTCAACAGCGATTAACGGACCTTCTGGTACTAAGCCTGTCTACGCTTGGGCGGGTTTGGATCCGAAAAGTGTCAAAGATAATAAAGACAGTGATTTTAGAAACGGCTCAGCAAAGAGTGCCTATAACAGCTTGCAGACCTATGCAGCTCAAGGGCCGAGTGGCTTTAACTATGCAGATGCATTTGTTTACAGCAATTATTATACATTCGCTCCGACGTATGACATTGTCAGTTCAGCCTTCGCTGGATTGGCGAACGATGTAGAAGCTACTACAACGATACTTCCGCTTCTCAACATACCGGAGACTACCGATCTTGGCTCTGAGACCGCGGATATCGCGAGTGCCATCGTCGTTTCGGATGAAATCAGCAATGATTTTACTGTCGATCTGTCCACGTTGAAAATTGGGGATGCCGTTGCAACGGTGGACACAAGTACGGCGATCTCCGGCGGTACAGCATATAAGTTTGCTGGATACGGGAGTCGAGCCGTGATCAAGACGGTGTCAGGCGTTAGCAGCTTAACTTGGTATATCGATGCAAGCGATATGCAGCCACATATTTACCGCTTTAAGAACCGGACGAATCCACAGTCGGGAGAGTACAGTCCTCCAGCAGAAGGTACTTTTAAGCTAAGCTATAACGTTAAACCGACATTTCAGGTACCACCGAATAATGTAGGTGAGATAACTCGCTACCTTAATTCGGGTAACGACACCGATGGGGCTAAAACAGCAGCATATTTCTTCCCACCGACCGACAGTCCGTATTACGATGCCTTAAAAAGTAAGCAGACGGTATCCAAAACGAACGGAATCGGTGCAAGCTACGTTAGTGAGGAGTGGCTGAGCGATACAAAAGCCACGATGAGACTGGGGAACAACGGTAAGCTTGATTTGTTAATGGGAATTGACAAGTCAGGGCCGGCAACGGTTCAGACCAACGGATCTATAGACTATAAGGTTACAATTTATAACTACACAGATACGGATAAAACAGGTCTTAGCGTAACAAGTGACGGTCAGACACAAACGGGGATTGATGTTCTCTCGAATGACAGCAAGGAGCTCACCTTTACGATAACCGCACCAGGCACGCCACAGACTGTAACTAGTGGTACGGCTGTATTGTCTGGCATTGGACTTGTATCTAATACAGTTACTACCGATGTAACGAATGTGACAACAGCTGTAATCAACACACATGTCATCGGAGATAACGGCGGTACGACTACAGGAGACAACACCTATAACATTGGTGACCTAGCTACAATTACAGCAATCCCAATGCTCGGTTATGCATTCGTAGGATGGTATGACAACCCAGCAGGGTCAGGTAATCCTGTAAGTACGGATGCAGAATATGATGTAACTGTTCAGACAGATGAAGACTATTATGCAAAATTTGTGATGATGCCATATGCCGAAAACGACAGCTATAGTGTCGTAAGAGGAGAAACGCTCACAGTTCCGGCGATTGAAGGCATCTTGTTGAACGACTCCGATGGGGAGGGTCTTCCACTCACAGCGGAAAATGTTAGCACTCTTAGCGATCCAAGCAAGGGCACGCTGACTACTGTAGATCCTGACGGATCGTTCATATTCGTGGCCGATGATGAAGCGTCCGGTACGGTGACGTTTACGTACCGAGCCGATAACGGCATCGTCAAATCAGACGTAGCCACAGTAACGATCACGATTACTCTGCCCGTGGCTACGCATGAGCCTATCGCAGAGAATGACACTTATCGTGTAAAAAGGGGAGAAACGCTCACAGTTCCAGCTGAGACAGGCATACTCTCAAACGATAGCGATGATGAGAATCATCCACTTACAGCGGAAAGAATCAGCACCTTGAGTGATCCAAGCAAGGGCACGCTGACTACTGTAGACCCTGACGGCTCGTTCACATTCGTAGCCGACGGTGAGGCGTCCGGTACGGTGACATTTACGTACCAAGCCTTTGATGGAACTGCCTATTCAAGTGTAGCGACGGTAACAATCACGATTACCGTACCCGTTGCTACCCATGTCATTGGAAATGTTGGTGGTACGACTGCCGGAGATGGTGACTATGCACTTGACGAAGTAGCAACACTTACGGCTAGTTCAAACGACGGATACACATTTGTGGGATGGTATGACAACGAAGCAGGTACAGGCACTCCTATTAGCACGAACACGACATATACGTTTACGGTTACATCAGCCGGAGAGTATTACGCCAAATTCAGAGTATTACCTTTCGCTCAGAATGACAGCTATCGAGTTGTGAGAGGGGAGACCCTAGATGTTCCAGCCGAAACGGGCATTCTAGCGAATGATACGGCTCCAGGAAACGGTACACTCACAGCTGTGAGTATCAGTTCACTCAGTGATTCAAGCAAGGGTACCTTGTCGGTCAACAATGATGGATCTTTTTCATTCGTTGCAGATGATGGAGCATCGGGTAGTGTGACATTCACGTATCGAGCCTCTGACGAAACAGGTCAGTCGAACGTGGCTACAGTGACCATTACAATTACTATGCCAATCACAACACATGTCTTAGGCAATGTTGGTGGAACGACTGCGGGTGACAATACCTACGGACTTGGCGAATCAGCAACACTTACGGCGACTCCAGCCACTGGTTATGCATTCGTAGGATGGTATGATAACGAATCAGGAACAGGTACTTCTGTAAGTACGAATGCCACATATACATTTAACGTTACATCAGCTGGAGACTATTATGCTAAATTCAGTTCTTTACCTATTGCCGAGAATGACGGCTACCAGGTTGTTAGGGGAGGTAAACTGACTGTTCCTTCGGCAAACGGTATTCTAGCCAATGATACGGTTGTAGGCAATAATACACTCACAGCCGTGAATATGAGTCCAATTAGCGATCCAAGTAAAGGTACGCTGACTGTAAATACGGATGGTTCATTCACGTTTGAGGCGAAAGAAGACGCGTCGGGCAGTGTGACGTTCACGTATCAAGCTTCGGATGGCGTAGGTGAGTCAAACGTAGCCACGGTGACGATCACGTTTACCAATCCGAGTATTAACGGAACGGTGATTGATAAGAAAACGGGAGATCCGATATCCGATGCGACAGTGATTTTGCGTGATCTTGCAGGGAAAGAGAAGGGACGGGTTACAACAGGTTCAGATGGTAAGTACAACTTCGATAATGTTGTGATCAATAAATATATTTTAGAAGTCGTTAGTCATGAGTATAGTCCTGCTCATAGAGAGGTTTCAGTATCTACAGTCAACGGCAATGCGAACGGCGTTGTTACCGAGGATTTTGAGCTCGTCGAGTACAAAATTACACTGACAGCCAACCCCTCGTCCATACTCGGGAATGGTACAGCCACATCGGTTTTCAAAGCTGTAGTGACTGATATCGAGGGTCGTCCTCAGGCTGGAGTTCAAGTTGTATTTGATGTGCCAGATACGATGTACGGTCATTTTACAGGTAACTCGAATACGGTGAGCGTCTCAACGGATGCACAAGGGATCGCAACCACAACGTTCACCGCAGGCACTCTTGGAGGTACAGATCCTATTTCTATCCCGTTGAGGGCAACGGTTGACGATAGTCAAAGAGGTCTCTACGTGAGTGATACCATCTATATTACGTTCACTCCAGGCGTTATTACAGGTGTGGTTACAGACTCACTGGGTCACCCTATAGCAGGCGCAAGTATTACTGTAAGTAAAGATTTTGACGGTGACGGTATTGTTGATTTTCATGCTGTTGCAGTTACTGAGGCTGACGGAGCTTACACCATAGCTATACCGAAGGGCAGTGAGACATATGATGTCTCCATTACCAAGCCCATTGAAATTGGTGGCAAGAAAACGTCCGTTACATTTCATCAGAGCGTTCCAGTGAATGCTAATATTGATGGACAATCCTATGAGGCGAACAAAACCGTCTCCGGTGTTATTTTAATTGGATCATCCCAAAACGGTACCTCGGCACTAAACGGAACGGTAGGCGGAGGTTATACCATATCGCTAACCGATGGTAATGGTGCCCATACAGGCTCAATTGACTCCAATGGGGTATTTAACATCGACAGCGTGCTGGATGGTAGCTATACTGCAGATGTCATCTATAATATTCCGCTTCCTGAAGGCGGAACCAAGCCTGTTATTATTGGTCATACGAAGGTGGAGATCAGTTCTAACGGTCAAATCAGCATCAGTGAGGTGCTTATTGACCCCTACGGCACAATCACGGATTCCGTTACGGGTAACCCAATACCGGGTGCAGTCGTTAAGCTTCATTACAGCAACGGAACAGAAGTAATCTTACCGCCTGTGAACGGCTTCCCGCCAGCGGATAATGCCAACCCACAGACAAGTGATGCGACAGGACAATATGCATATATGGTATTTCCGCATACAGATTATTATTTAACGGCGACAAAGGCAGGATATAAGGATTTTGACAGTAGATTTGTTGATCCAAGTCGTCCACTGATTCATGTCGGTACGGAAATTGTGTTGTACGACTTTAGCATGACACCTCTGTCTTCATCTAGCGGAGGGGGTTCTCCAATCGGAACACCTGTTACGCCACCAACTGTGACCAATCCTGTCACACCGCCAATCAGCACGACACAGCCTACTGACCCAGCATCGGGCACGGCAGAGTCGATTGACCTTGCTACAGCGGTTCTTGTCGACAAAATGAAAGTCAGAGAAGGCGATACGATAACCTTCACGATTATTTACGCTAACAAAACGTTGACTGAGGCAGGCAACGTGTACGTTAAAGCCAACATCCCGGCAGGAATGAGCTTAGTTGATGCAAACGGTGGTGTGGTAACAGATCAAGAACTGAAGTGGGCGCTAGGTAAGCTTGCAGGAGGCACGCAGGGTAAACTGACGTTCAAGCTCAAGGTCAATGAAATGAACGAAGGCGAGAACTACGCTGCCGTAACGGCTGCCATTGGCACAGACGATAAGCTTAAGCTTATGAATGTGCAGGACGACACATCTTTAATTAAAGTGATGATGTATTCTAACCGTTACGAGCATCAGCATGATCGGTATATTATGGGTTACCCGGATGGTAATGTGAAGCCTGAGAAACTCATTACTCGTGCGGAGATTGCTGCTATTTTTGCCCGTACACTGAAGTTGCAAGATGAGGTTCGACATGTGAAGCTATTCGATGACGTTACTACAGATTACTGGGGTGCTGAGTATATCGAAGCAGTCGCAAACAGAGAAATATTTAAAGGCTATGCCGATCATACGTTCAAACCAGATCAGCCGATTACAAGAGCAGAGCTGGCAACAGCTATCGCCCGCTATCTGGGCGTTGCGAAAGAGCTGCGGATCGATCCTATTTTGAGAATAAGCTCGTTTACCGATATTGAGAAGAACTGGGCAGAGCAGTCGATTGAGGAAGTGTTCCGCTTCGGTATCGTATCGGGTTATAAGGATGGTTCCTTCCAGCCTGGAGGTCAGCTCACCCGTGAGGAAGCCGTTAAGATGATTAACGGTATGCTGTACAGAGGTCCTCTAACGGGAGTTGAACCTTCGTATCCGGATAACCGTCAAGACAAATGGTCATTCGGACAGGTTGAGGAAGCAACAAGAACGCATACGTATCAAATTAATGAAGATGGATCTGAAATGATGATCAAGTATATCCCAGAAGATCTGTGGTAA
- a CDS encoding DUF6199 family natural product biosynthesis protein, with product MTVVIGVLALILGLLCAIWPYLGWYLRLGWRLKDAEPSDLSLSVDRILGVVLVIIGLVLIVSSCSTGSKSDYTWAEQFKEKLDAGQVKEIRIGMFNPTTLSEEETNTVVQMIQNAELRPFESGNAFGANNTGEITFINGTSVELVIWGSSGGIELHPDATQTQYEIMSEELKNWFMTNYSDE from the coding sequence ATGACTGTGGTTATCGGTGTTTTGGCCTTGATATTAGGATTGCTATGCGCGATCTGGCCTTACTTGGGATGGTATCTAAGATTGGGATGGAGACTTAAAGATGCGGAGCCAAGTGATTTGTCTTTAAGTGTTGACCGGATTCTAGGCGTTGTCTTGGTAATCATTGGTCTAGTACTGATCGTCTCCAGTTGCTCCACAGGCAGCAAATCCGATTACACGTGGGCGGAACAATTTAAAGAGAAACTTGATGCAGGGCAAGTGAAGGAAATCAGGATCGGCATGTTTAATCCCACAACATTAAGTGAGGAAGAAACAAATACCGTTGTGCAAATGATTCAAAACGCAGAACTTAGACCTTTTGAGTCAGGCAATGCCTTTGGAGCGAATAATACCGGGGAGATTACATTTATAAACGGAACTAGCGTAGAACTCGTGATTTGGGGCTCATCTGGAGGGATTGAACTGCATCCAGATGCTACTCAGACGCAGTATGAGATCATGAGTGAGGAATTGAAAAATTGGTTTATGACAAATTATAGTGATGAGTAG
- a CDS encoding glutamine--tRNA ligase/YqeY domain fusion protein produces MVNENEHHTEGFMHKLIKEELEQNPFDRHMCTRFPPEPNGYLHIGSAYAIHMNYSLAQTFNGTFHLRFDDTNPLKEDIEYVNVIIEDIKWLGYDPGGHIYYGSDYSDEIYEAAVQLIKRGKAYVCDLSPDEVAEYRGTLTEPGKNSPYRDRSVAENLELFEKMKNGEFPAAARVVRAKIDMASPNINMRDPVIYRIIHATHYRTGTDWCIFPMYDFAHPIQDAIEGITYSLCSIEFKDHRPLYEWVLQELSLANPPRQREFGRLNLTGVVTSKRFLRPMVEGGYVDGWDDPRLPTIQGLRRRGFTPESIRSFIESIGSIRTESTADISLLDHCLRQDLKEKTVSVMAIMHPLKVVITNYPSDEVELLMIENNVGNETLGKREVPFAKTIYIERDDFMEQPSKGFHRLSPHAEVRLKGAYFIKCEEVIKDRDTGEIIELHCTYDPLTKSGTGFTGRKVKGTIHWVAADQAVKANVNLYEKLLLDQDLPKADERDWSTLINPESLVTIQDVLIEPFILHGRPEQKFQFFRHGYFCIDKKYSSDHRLIFNRIVPLKDSWNKK; encoded by the coding sequence ATGGTTAACGAGAACGAACATCACACGGAAGGTTTTATGCACAAGTTGATTAAGGAAGAGCTTGAACAAAATCCATTTGACAGGCACATGTGCACGCGTTTTCCACCAGAGCCTAATGGTTACCTTCACATCGGAAGCGCTTATGCCATTCACATGAATTATTCTCTAGCTCAAACGTTTAACGGGACATTTCATTTGCGCTTTGATGATACGAATCCCCTTAAAGAAGACATCGAGTACGTTAACGTGATCATTGAGGACATCAAGTGGCTTGGATATGATCCGGGTGGGCACATCTACTATGGATCAGACTATTCAGATGAAATTTATGAGGCTGCGGTTCAATTGATCAAGCGGGGGAAGGCTTACGTCTGTGACCTATCACCCGATGAAGTAGCGGAATATCGAGGAACGTTGACAGAGCCTGGCAAGAATAGCCCTTATAGAGACCGATCAGTTGCGGAAAATCTGGAGCTGTTTGAGAAAATGAAAAATGGAGAATTTCCGGCTGCCGCCAGGGTTGTTCGTGCCAAAATAGATATGGCTTCGCCCAATATAAATATGAGAGATCCCGTTATTTACCGAATTATCCATGCTACGCATTACAGGACAGGAACGGACTGGTGTATCTTTCCGATGTACGATTTCGCTCACCCAATCCAAGATGCCATTGAAGGTATCACCTATTCCTTATGTTCAATTGAATTTAAAGACCATCGTCCTTTATACGAATGGGTGTTACAAGAGCTTAGTCTCGCTAACCCTCCGCGTCAAAGGGAATTTGGGCGGCTAAATTTAACGGGTGTGGTGACAAGTAAACGCTTTTTGAGACCAATGGTCGAAGGGGGTTACGTCGATGGCTGGGATGACCCAAGGCTTCCGACAATCCAAGGACTTCGAAGAAGAGGATTTACGCCAGAGAGCATTCGTAGCTTTATTGAGAGCATTGGTAGTATTCGGACGGAAAGTACAGCAGATATCTCGCTCTTGGATCATTGCCTCAGGCAGGATTTAAAAGAAAAAACAGTGAGTGTAATGGCAATCATGCATCCTCTAAAAGTCGTCATTACCAACTATCCAAGCGATGAGGTAGAGCTGTTAATGATTGAAAATAATGTCGGAAACGAGACACTCGGAAAGAGAGAAGTTCCTTTTGCCAAAACAATTTATATTGAGCGTGATGATTTTATGGAGCAACCATCAAAAGGTTTTCACAGGCTGAGTCCTCATGCTGAGGTAAGGCTAAAAGGAGCCTATTTCATCAAGTGTGAAGAAGTAATCAAGGATCGTGACACTGGTGAAATTATAGAACTTCACTGTACCTATGACCCACTGACCAAGAGTGGTACAGGATTTACCGGTCGCAAGGTGAAGGGCACAATTCATTGGGTTGCCGCGGATCAAGCTGTAAAGGCAAATGTGAATCTTTATGAGAAGCTGCTACTGGATCAGGATCTTCCTAAGGCGGATGAGAGGGATTGGAGTACATTAATTAACCCGGAATCGTTGGTCACCATACAGGATGTTTTAATAGAACCTTTCATACTACATGGTCGTCCAGAGCAGAAGTTTCAATTCTTCCGACACGGCTACTTCTGTATTGATAAAAAGTATAGTTCCGATCATAGGCTAATATTCAACCGAATTGTCCCGTTAAAGGATTCATGGAATAAGAAATGA
- a CDS encoding HEAT repeat domain-containing protein, whose amino-acid sequence MTNNHEIGVVNELPENFEELKRAANRSSSWRDRLNAVNELGNWDTAPTIKLLQNVLKNDQVFQVREAAYSKLKQLDEDVQMPVQNKGDLFKGLNKILLRIKKSLPEGHTFEQFKEKLQKTRLDIYDTYEGDKDAEFDSWLHGIWETLGRK is encoded by the coding sequence TTGACGAACAACCATGAAATTGGAGTAGTTAACGAACTACCGGAAAACTTTGAAGAGCTCAAACGAGCGGCTAATCGGTCTTCAAGCTGGAGAGACAGACTGAATGCAGTGAACGAATTGGGAAACTGGGATACAGCCCCTACCATTAAATTGCTGCAAAATGTTTTGAAAAATGATCAAGTGTTTCAAGTGCGCGAAGCCGCATATAGCAAGCTCAAACAGTTGGATGAAGATGTACAAATGCCTGTCCAGAACAAAGGCGATCTGTTTAAAGGTCTTAACAAAATCTTGCTACGGATTAAAAAAAGCCTTCCAGAAGGCCACACATTTGAGCAATTTAAGGAAAAACTGCAAAAGACACGTCTGGATATCTATGATACCTACGAAGGCGACAAAGATGCTGAGTTCGACTCTTGGCTCCATGGAATTTGGGAGACACTAGGTCGAAAATAG
- a CDS encoding aldehyde dehydrogenase family protein, with translation MTIQADQETVIVEAFINGQHVESLSQLAKENPTNPTEIVGYVPITTKEQAVEAIEAAAGAFKTWKQTSIDERIIMMRKAIEKIRAAENEIVHLLSREHGKPLYDAHGEIYVSLMWMEFACNEAKSALQEEIQEHDHGKTILSYDPMGVVAAISPWNYPIALSTIKIAPALLAGNTIVLKPSPFAPLAAAKVAEIIASEFPAGVINVVYGDADVGVELTSHPLVSKITFTGGTATAKHIIKAASETIKDMTLELGGNDAAIFLESFDVHDERAMRRIVISNFLTAGQICMIAKRVYVHRSIYDAFVEKYIEAANRWIRIGDPFDSNTTVGPVNNLKQRDYVQGLVEDAQKRGAKVIPLGQILDQKLFEQGYYLQPTLVLGCDVHDPIVVEEQFGPTVPILPFDDEEQVIHLHNESIYGLTSSVWGKEEDAISVARQLEAGTTMINTAAVQGLDVRFPFGGFKQSGIGREYGTEGIRTYTEKHVINVPKTLDLPYIPE, from the coding sequence ATGACGATACAAGCAGACCAAGAGACAGTTATCGTTGAAGCGTTCATTAATGGTCAACATGTAGAATCCCTTTCGCAGTTGGCAAAAGAGAACCCAACAAACCCAACGGAGATCGTAGGCTATGTCCCTATCACTACGAAAGAACAAGCGGTTGAAGCGATTGAAGCGGCGGCAGGAGCTTTTAAAACTTGGAAGCAGACCTCCATAGATGAACGCATTATCATGATGCGCAAGGCAATCGAGAAGATTAGAGCAGCTGAGAATGAAATTGTTCATTTGCTGTCTAGGGAGCATGGCAAGCCCCTGTATGATGCACACGGTGAAATTTATGTATCGTTAATGTGGATGGAGTTTGCTTGTAATGAAGCTAAATCAGCTCTACAGGAAGAGATCCAAGAGCATGACCATGGTAAAACGATTCTTTCTTATGATCCAATGGGTGTGGTGGCAGCGATTAGTCCTTGGAACTACCCTATTGCTTTATCTACGATTAAGATCGCTCCTGCCTTACTTGCGGGCAACACGATTGTGCTCAAACCAAGTCCATTTGCACCATTAGCGGCGGCGAAAGTGGCAGAGATTATCGCGAGTGAGTTCCCGGCTGGTGTAATCAATGTCGTTTATGGTGATGCGGATGTGGGCGTTGAGCTGACTAGTCATCCTCTTGTGTCTAAAATCACCTTTACAGGTGGAACCGCAACAGCGAAGCATATTATCAAAGCTGCCTCGGAAACGATTAAGGATATGACGCTGGAGCTTGGTGGTAATGATGCGGCTATCTTCTTGGAAAGCTTTGATGTTCATGATGAGCGAGCAATGCGCCGGATTGTCATTTCTAATTTCTTGACAGCAGGCCAAATCTGTATGATCGCCAAACGTGTGTATGTACACCGTTCTATTTATGATGCGTTTGTGGAAAAATATATAGAGGCAGCAAATCGCTGGATTCGGATTGGTGATCCATTCGATTCTAATACGACGGTAGGTCCGGTTAATAACCTGAAGCAGCGAGATTATGTACAGGGTTTGGTTGAAGATGCGCAAAAGCGCGGGGCTAAGGTCATCCCTCTCGGTCAAATTCTGGATCAGAAGCTGTTTGAACAAGGTTACTACCTGCAACCTACGCTGGTTTTAGGTTGTGATGTTCATGATCCGATTGTGGTGGAGGAACAGTTCGGCCCTACGGTTCCGATTCTACCATTTGACGATGAAGAGCAGGTTATTCATCTACACAATGAAAGCATATATGGATTGACGAGTTCTGTGTGGGGAAAAGAAGAGGATGCCATCTCCGTCGCACGTCAACTTGAAGCTGGAACGACTATGATCAATACAGCTGCTGTACAGGGGCTCGACGTTCGATTCCCTTTCGGTGGCTTCAAGCAATCGGGTATTGGCCGTGAATACGGCACGGAAGGCATTCGCACGTACACAGAAAAGCATGTCATCAACGTACCGAAGACGCTGGATCTTCCTTATATACCAGAATAA